The genomic DNA CTTGTCTGCTCGCCGGAGACACGTGTGGTTATCCTGACAGCTTCGCAGCAGGAACAGCTGGCCCTGCTCGCCATCCAACGTGGAGCCATTGGCTACCTGACCAAGGACATCGAGCCAGAGACGCTGGTGGCAGCCATCCACTCCGCCGCGCGCAATGAGATCTCAATCCCTGGCCCCCTGGCCACGCGCGTGCTGGCACACTTGCGCACATTGACTCTCAGCGGCAAGATCCGCGAAGTTCCTCCAGCTGATTTCTCCCAGGGCGCGGCCAGTCGCGCTTTCTATTATAAGGTCCAGCAGCGGCTCCACGGTTCAGCGCTGAACCTGCCCAATCTCTCGCGCCCCCTGACGGAGCGCGAAATCGAGGTTCTGGACCTGATCCGTAAAGGCCGCAAGAACCGAGAAATTGCTCAGGAACTCAATATAGCGGAATCAACAGTACATAAGCACATTCAGAATATTTTTGAGAAGCTCCATGCTCGTAGCCGCACCGAGGCCATTTATCTACTCAGTTCGCGTAACTGAG from Thermogemmatispora onikobensis includes the following:
- a CDS encoding response regulator, which translates into the protein MIRVLLADDHTLIRRVVREILERAGDIEVVAEACTGREAEAQASETHPDVALMDLDMPECDGFEATERVLVCSPETRVVILTASQQEQLALLAIQRGAIGYLTKDIEPETLVAAIHSAARNEISIPGPLATRVLAHLRTLTLSGKIREVPPADFSQGAASRAFYYKVQQRLHGSALNLPNLSRPLTEREIEVLDLIRKGRKNREIAQELNIAESTVHKHIQNIFEKLHARSRTEAIYLLSSRN